The Nicotiana tabacum cultivar K326 chromosome 1, ASM71507v2, whole genome shotgun sequence genome segment gaaggaagaattcttcatatataaagcatacagacatgtcAAACAGGAAAGAactgtcatgctaattagaaagaTCTAGTGTAGAAAAGTTCAAagtcaaaaataaagaaattcaaGTTCAGTACATAGACTCGAAACGAGTCTGAGAAAGCCCAGAGTTCCAAAGTAGAACCCTAGTCCGAACACCAGATCAGAACTCTCCCAAAAACCCCAAATCATAGGGTTTCCAGCTCGAGTAAGATACAAAGAGGAGGAGGCAAGTAATTGAAACATGCTCAGGAATCTCTTTCAGAGACTTATGAGAAAAACAAGCAGATACAATAACAAGTTCGAGGCAAACATAGTGTAGaaactgatttgaagcataaagacaTATTTTAAGAAAAGCTCGGAACTTAAACAGGTTCAGAGGAGAAAACAGGTAACATAGCACTTAAGAGAacagtagatgaaacatgtttagaaagaactcgaacaaagtccagaagaaggcaaataagaactaagAGCTTAGTATAAAATACAGTAAAGGGACACAAGGTTAAacaaacacataagataaacgtgtgaaagcatgacatagaaaccagtagaagaaagaactgagcatagtagaagaatatgcataataaagcaaacataagaacacagggGAAGATCATGCGAGGCATaaaaagaaaacataagaacataaCATAGGCcgatacacacaaagaaaagaagaagaagagtcagaaaacattttaaaacttttcagaaaccctaaatcgaagagaaacaaattttgaaagagaagattGGGGAAAACGTTTTAAAACTCCAGTAGAACACAGATATAGCATGGATCTAAGAAAACAACCCgagaaaaacctcgaatagctaggaTTTcaaagaaaccctagaaatgagaaaggcttggaagaaggtccgatcttgagtTGGATGAGGTCAGAAAAGGCTTCTAGTACTTGAATAtgccggagcatggccggagaagccatagatctacagatctgagcAGGATCTAAAGAGAACCATTGGATTGGGGCCTCGAAGCTTCGAACAACCATGGTTTGATGGTGGAGGgggtgagtacaggccatccatggcttgagaagccatggattccggtgaagtAACGGTTGAAAAGGGTGGAGGTCGACTAGGTTTCCGAAGAACCTTTGAGAGAGACaaagggattcaaaggcggctaGTTAGGtgaaagtgattagggttaggggtgtttgggaaattaaaaaggaaaggggaaattatggtcgttgatcattttgatcaacgacctggatcaaaTGGGAAACCGGGCGGGTTTTTTTAATTGGGTCATGGGTCGGGTAAAAGATGAAATTGGGACGGTCCAGCTGGGGTTTAGGATTGGGTTAATTTGAGggataaaattgaaatgtaaataggctgtaattgaaatggaatgaggctaaatgttaaatagccagtttttccttttattttataaaaaatagtaaaaataattttaaaagcaaattaaaagtactgagccagttaataatataaaaatattaatttaaaaattctggaataaattttacaattatgaaatgctattaatcttaaaataggctataattgcaattgcatgcaatttagtcttttaaatgccaaataaatttgtaaaaaaatgtacaaaaattatcttaactatattttggtataaatatgggaataaaataaatcattCACCCAATTGATgaatttgggaataattatggattttgtactgctaaaatagacaataaattgattttaaaaatcttaaaaaaaattaggaaaaaataccaaaacacttgggtatgcttatgtatgcatgtacatgctattttgaaagtattttgtatacaaaaatacataggaaaaaattgggtatcaacatgctCCTGAGGTGATAGATGAagatcctgaatcttcaactgagaCAGCTGCATTGCTTCTAGGTCCAGAAAACTTTTTATTGGACTTGGTGAACTTGAAATCAGCTGGAAACCCAATCAACCTATAACAGTTTTCTATGCTGTGATTTTGTTTCTTGCAATAAGCACAGAACTGATTGCCCTTCTTTGCCTCTGTGTTTGCTTCTTATCAGGGGAGTATTTGCGACCAACTCCATAAGACTACTGAGATGCAACAAAAGCACTCTGAGGAAGAACATGCTGAGAGATCTGCACTTTCCTTTGTTTCTTATCCCTAATCAGGAGGGAATAAGCATGGTTAACTGAAGGTAATGGAGATAGCATAAGCAAGCTGCTCCTAGCTGCAGCATATGCATTATTGAGCCCCATGAGAAATTGAATAAGTCTCTCATCTTGTTGAGACTTGTAGTGTTTCTCCTTTCCTCCACATGAACAATCACAGGTACAATGTTGTGTAATGTCCAAGCTGTCTAACTCATCCCAAAGTCGTTTCAGCTTGGTATAATATCCAGCAATGTCCAGGTTTGCTTGGGCTAACTCTGTGATTTCCTTTTGTAGTTGATAGAGCTGAGGACCATTGCTCTGCCCAAATCGCTCCTCAAGCTCATTCCAAATGTCCCTGGCAGTTTTGGAATAAAGCACACTCTCAGCTATTTCTTTAGAGAGAGAGTTCAAAACCCAAAAGATGACCATACCGTTACACCTTGTCCATGGCTTGAAAGAGTCTGATGAAATTTTGGGTTGAGGAAAGGAACCTGATATAAATCCAAGTTTGTTTTTAGCTGACAAGGCAATGAAAATGACCCTTCGCCACCctccataacctttcccataaaAAATGGAGCTAACAAGCACCATCCCAGGAGAATCTGATGGGTGGAGGTAGAAAGGATGAGATGAATCGAGCATGACGGAGTCTGCAGTAGGATCAACAACCTGCGTCACTTGAGGAGTACGAGTGACATAAGTAGAAACATCATCATATGTATCTCCCATGGTGAAAGATGAAGCTGATGAAGAAGACGACTAAAAAAATGAAGCCAAAAGATTGTACcttatagctctgataccatattagaAAACATGATGTAAAGAACAAAATTTAGGAAATTTTCTATGTATTAAATGAATTCTCCTTTGTACAAAATGTTCCTTTATACAACTAAAAAAGAATCTATGTATAATAACCTATGACAGTTGTCCCTATACTATTGGTAAAAGAATAACCAACTATAAGATAAATACAAGAATAAGAAAAATCTATTTACAATTAAATATAAAAGGAATCTTCTAGTATAATTCAGAAAGGTC includes the following:
- the LOC107791076 gene encoding uncharacterized protein LOC107791076, with product MGDTYDDVSTYVTRTPQVTQVVDPTADSVMLDSSHPFYLHPSDSPGMVLVSSIFYGKGYGGWRRVIFIALSAKNKLGFISGSFPQPKISSDSFKPWTRCNGMVIFWVLNSLSKEIAESVLYSKTARDIWNELEERFGQSNGPQLYQLQKEITELAQANLDIAGYYTKLKRLWDELDSLDITQHCTCDCSCGGKEKHYKSQQDERLIQFLMGLNNAYAAARSSLLMLSPLPSVNHAYSLLIRDKKQRKVQISQHVLPQSAFVASQ